A window of Gossypium hirsutum isolate 1008001.06 chromosome D13, Gossypium_hirsutum_v2.1, whole genome shotgun sequence genomic DNA:
cttttccccTTTTGTATAGAATATCCCCGTCAAGAACAAATCCAATCGCCATTCtcctgattgttcttttgtcattctcgttTGCTTGCTCAGggtacctttgattcttgatgtaCTCTAGGATATTATGGAACCATGGTCATCCATCTGACTCCTCCTCAATGCTAAAACAGTGTGCGGGGgtctcatatatgctcatttggataggcattatttcagtttctctgcttactttgaacattgaagccaggGTGGCCAgagcatcagccaattggttctcttctcgtggaaAGTAGTTAAAAGTCACTTCTCTGAATTCTTTGACCAATTTCGTAATGAGATCGTGATACTTGACTAATTTTggatctctcacttcccaatctccacgaatTTGATAAATGACTAATGCTGAGTCCCCGTGTAcctctaaaattttgattttcctcTTGAtggctgcacgaagtcccatgatgcaaGCCTCATATTCCGCTATATTATTTGTACATAAGAAATTCAATCTGGTAGTAAGCGGGTAATGGTCCCCTTTCAGGTGACACTAAGACTGCTCctatcccatgccccaatgcatttgatgcaccatcaaagctcatcttccatgatttctcttttgatgactcgtcctctttttctgaaatgcacatcaaatcttatctgggaaatcaaatctcaaaggTTCGTATTCCTCTGTTGTTCGACTTgccaagaagtcagctattgcgcttcccTTTAttgacttttggctcacatataCAATGTCATACTCAGTTAATAGGatctgccatcgggccatcctccctgagagtgcaggtgactccatcatgtactttattgggtccagttttgaaattaaccatgtcgtgtgatacagcATGTATTGCCTGAGCCTTCGAACCGTCCAAATCAAAGCACAACAAAACTTCTCAATTGAAgggtactttgcctcatattctgtgaacttcttgctgaggtagtaaattgccttttcttttctccctgactcatcatgttgccccagtacgcaacccattgagttttcaaacacggtcaggtacaaaattaagggttttccaggggtcggtggtactagcacaggaggattagacaaataccgttttatcttatcgaaggccacttggcactcctcgttccattctcccgggttatgttttcgaaggagtcgaaaaattgggtcgcactgattggtaagttgagcaatgaatcgagcaatgtaattcaacctccctaaaaatcctctgacttccttttgtgtgCGGGGGAGGCAATTCTTGTATAGCTTTTATCTTGtctggatcaacctcgatacctctttcactaatAATGAAACCTAGCagctttcccgaggtagccccaaacgtacacttggccgggttaagcttcaACTGGAACTTTCTTAGCCTCTTGAACAACTTCTTGAGATTTTCAACATGCTCTTTTTCTTCccgagatttggcaatcatatcatcgacataaacttctatttctttgtgcatcatatcatggaacaacgttaccatggctctctaatatgttgccccagcattctttaatccgaatggcattaccttatagcaaaaggttccccacattgttatgaatgtAGTTTTCACCATGTCCTCGGGAGCCATCTTTATCTGGTTATAAcctgagaagccatccatgaatGAAAACAGAGAATGCTTTGCCGTATTATCCACCAAAGTGTCGATGTGTGGTAAAGGAAAGTTATCCTTAGGGCTTGCTTGATTCAgatcacgataatccacgcacattcgcaCATTTCCATCTTTCTTCGGCACTGGGACTATATTAGCTATCCATTCTGGATACTTGGAaacttgtaggaagccagcgtcaaattgtttcttgacttcttcttttatctttaacagtATTTCGGGTCTCATCCTTCTTAATTTCTGCTGAACGGGCTTGCATTCTGGTTTcagtgggagcttatggaccacaatATCTGTGTTCAACCCTGGCATATCCTGATAAGACCAGGCAAACACATCCTTGTACTCACGGAGCAAGGCGATCAAATCTTGTCTTGTGTTTTCTGAAAtggaagtcccaatcttcacttattgtttcttttcttcattccCCAAGTTCACTacctcaacagattcttgatggggtaggatctgtttctcctcttgttctaccattctcaataaatcaggagacgagacacaatcttcagcattttcgtcagcttcaaattctcctaaacaaacaaccctctcaaaatcgatttcaggattCATAACGGGATTATTCATgccattgatatctgagcacctgaaaggtgAATGGAAAAAAGCTATAGAAGAGCATTGAGGTATTGGAATCAACACACGATGATATGAGATGATATGAGATATATGCTGGAAAAGGAAATGAATAGAAGGAGTAGTCGTGAAGTTAATGGAAATGAAAAGATCAtgataatataaaacaaaatgcatcttcattaatgattatttaaatgataaagagcaaacataagctcttacaaaaggaaCCCTACTGTTTAAGGACACACAAAATAAAGGGTTAACATTGGGCATTACTCTGAAGGGGACTTAGAAACTACAAGGAAGTCCACAGCAGTCCAGTTGTTCAAAACATATCCtggaggacaagggcgtatcattgAAGCATTCTTAATTGCATCACTCTCATTGTCAATAGCATTTAGGCTGATATTCTGAAGACTCTTTTCAATCAATAATGTGACTTGCGAGTTGTTCTGCCCTGGGTACATCACTCCTGCTGATGTAAAAGTTCTTGACAAAGAAGGATACACTAACGGATCCCATCCCAATTCCTGGCCTGAAGCCCTTACGATTCTTCTCTCTCGATCTTTCTGCAACTGTTTTCTTCGTTGATGTATATCTGGCTTGAACCCTAAACCGTACCGACCCTTGTGGTGCGTTGGTTTTAAGGCTCTAACCATCCCTTGTTGATATTTTCCCAAACCTTTCCTCGCTCGAGCTCCTTTTCCCACAGTCAGCTTAATTCCCGTCCTGGTATTCCTTGACAGTTTGGGAATGGGGATCTTATTCCCTTCAGCAACAAATGTAGCATTGATAAATTCCAAGGAGCGGAAAGAACATTCTACGGCATCTTCGCTTATTTCGATGTAGGGTGTATTAGtagagatagatgcgacgatgTCTTTCTCACCACCAACAGTAATCAGGCGGCTATCCATGATGAATTTTACTTTTTGATGGAGAGATGAAGGAACCGccccagcagaatggatccaatgtCTTTCTAAGAGGCAACTGTATGAAGGCGTGATATCCATGACCTGGAACTCAATATCATATACACATGGCCCCACTTTTCGTCGTGTCCCATGACTTCTCGTCGTgtcccatcaaatgcccttactatagaATGACAAGGCCTCAGATAGGACATATCAACCGGCATCCTagaaagcgtggccaaaggcataACATTGAGTGCAGATCCATTGTCGATGAGTACATTTGGTAATATGTAACCTTTGCAATTGGTTGTGATGTGCAATGCTTTTACGGAGCccctaccatttggcggtatttcgtcatcactaaaagagatgaaattatcTGCATTTAGATTATTtgcccacctatcaagcttttccaCAGATACATTGTtcgccacataagcttgatttaagacTTTTAATAAGGCATTTCAATGTGGCTCCGAGTTCAACAATAGAGACAGTACCGAGATTCGGGCTAGCTGCTTGTTTAATTGTTCTACGACGCTATATTCACTGTGCTTAATAAACTTTAAGAACTCGTGTGCTTCCTCCTCATTCACAGCCCTTTTAACTTCCTACTCAAGTTGCGTTTCAAGATCATCCTCAACCTCATACATTGGTGCTTTTCCTTTTTGGTTCGGGCCAGTAACCTTCTTCTTTGGTTCAACCGTCCCGGGAGAATAACACCTTCCGCTGCGAGTAAAATGTCCTACTTCACTGACATCTTCAATCATAACCTTTGACTTTTCACATTCAGGCGCAATGATATTGACATCATATTTCCACGTCACTGCTTTGTTGTCCTTGTAAGAGAAAGGAGCAGGTACTTCGATTATCAAACTCGGTTTAACTTCTCGACTAACCTCTTCCTTCTTTGCCTCGTAATAAATCACCAAAGGTCTATCGATGCTACAGGGGAAAGCTATCGATTGATCATCAGAGGCACATATTTCTCCTTCCTCGGCCCCCTCCACCCTATCAAAACTTTGACctctttgttatccatcatgtCCTAAAGTAATTTCCTAAATTCCTTACAAGATTGGATGTCATGCCCTTGGACGCCATGAAAATCACAGAAATTCTGGTCTTTTGTACTTTCTTCTTTGAGAATCTTACTAGACGGACAGAGCAAGCCATTTTCGATCATCATCTCCCATACCTTCCGCAAAGGTGTCTTTATTTCGGTAACATAACCTTTGGCTCGCCAATTATCTTCGTTTGTTACCGCATTTACATTCCTGCCAGTATGGTTAGGAAGAGGATTTCCCGTCACGTTGCTAACACCGTCGAATCGTAAAACGCCTTCATCAATAAGACCTTGAACCCTTCTTTTAAAAGCAATGCATTTTTCTGTAGAGTGTCCCTGATTCCCAGCGTGATACATGCAGTTAGCGTTAGGATCATACCACCTCGGGTATGGAGGCTTCAGAGGTGCCATGTAATGTGGGGATATTAACTGTTTTTCCAACAGCTTCGGGTATAACTCTCCATATGATACAGGAATTGGAGTAAACTGAGGTCTTTCAGGATTGGGTCTTCCTGGTCTTGGTTCATTTTTGGGTTGGCTTTGTGCAGGCATGGTGTTTGGTGGGAACACGGTAAATGGTCTTGGGTTATTCACAGCATAAACGGGGTAAGACGGAGGTGCTTGATAGTAAGGACCTTGAGGAGGAAAGTAGAAGTTTGAAGGTGGACGATAATGAGGTCGTGGTTGGGCGGGATACGAATTGGGGGCAGAGTGGCTCTCGGTTCCAACCATATGGGCCTCTGCCTCCTTTTTCTTTACGGGAACTGCCCTCTTCGAACTCTCAGGGCCCTCCATTCTCCCGCTTTTGACGGTATTTTTAATAAGTTccccagatattacaatatctgcAAAGtcttttgtggcacttcctatcAATTTATCGTAAAACAGCGGTTTCAGAGTATTGATGAAGAGAACTGTTATCTCTGTCTTAGTTAACGAGGGCTCCACCTGAGCAGAGATATCCCTCTATCTTTGTGCATATTGCCGAAAAGTCTCTGTCGGCTTCTTTTCCTAAAGTTAatcgatcaggcaccatatccgAAACATGCCTATATTGCTCACAGAATGCTGACGCCAAATCCTTCCATGATCGAATTCTCTCTCTACTGAGCTGATTATACCATCGAAGAGCCGAGCCAGCCAAACTATCCTGAAAGCAGTGTACCAACAATTTATCATCGTTTACATAACCAGTCATCTTTCGGCAAAACATGATCAGATGCGCCTTTGGACATCTTGTTCCgtcatacttctcaaaatcaggtGCCTTAAATTTTGGGGGTAGGACCAAATCAAGtaccaaactgagctctttgaCACTCAAAGCAGAGAAAACTTCAGCGCCTTCTACTGCCTTGATCCTCTCTTCTAGGATCCTATACTTATCTTGAGCGTTATTGTCATCAATTCTCAGCCTTGCTACTTCTACAGGATCATCTAAGTCTGGAAAATTGGATCTGAGGGATTAGCCCCAGGGTTCGATACAAACATTCCTTGTCCTAAATGAGCAGATGGAGCAGGATGTTGTTCTAGGCCTGTCGGTTCCCTTTGGGGGTATACTCTTTGCATTGCGTGGACATGAGGTGGAGTAAATCCTGGGGGATAAAGTGGGTCTTGATTAGCTCTTGACTGAGGCGGCTCTACGACATCAGGACTCTGCAtaggtccctttcctttgaccaaGGCCGTCATAAtttccatcattttagccatttgatccctttgctcgagtgattcctctcaAGATCTCACCATCAAATCCCTCGACTCTTGCTGCGACTTGGCCAGTTGCTCCTGCAACTCTCTTTGGGTTCTTTCtatcctttccatcctttcattAAGTTCGGCATCCATAGCTCTAGCTCTCAAGCGCGTCCTATAGGAGTGACGTGATTCCAGACTCGTAGTGTGGTAACTGTGGATTAGATGGTTTTAACCTTAGCGAATGATTAGGGAGATATGAGCATgcaatgaataaatgaatgaataactAATGAATGTTAATCATgcgtaaatatgcaaaaataGGTGTTGATTCCAAAATGGCCCCATAATTGGGCGtttcatttatcaaaagagtCTGTTACAAAAAGTTTTGCCATATTAGCTTTACAGTTACACAAACTTCTTAGCCACATCGCCTTGCTTCTTTATACGTTCTAGGAACTCCGATATGCTTGACCTTTGGTTTGGAGGGTATTGGTAACTGAAAACTTCAGCTTCATCAGATAATTGCACTATTTGCACAGCCGCCttgcgaatttcattgatcaactACCGAGATGCATATCCTTTTCTTGGAGGACTCTTTCGTAGGCGCGAATGTCTCTGTCGTACTGATCGTTCTTGTCTTCTAAAGCCTCAAGAGGTCATCCAAATGTTGCTGATAAGCTTGCAGTGTACTCTCTATACTTCGAATTTTTCCTTTTAGCTCTTGATGCCCAGACTGACTAGCCGTTAGTTTTGCAGTCATAGTTTCATATTCAGCGTTCTTCTTCCTCAACTCTATCATAGCACGTGcagctctttctcttcttttttcgcTTTGGCTTCCAGAACTCCATCCACTTTGATATTACTAGTTCCTCCTTCCATTCTGCTGATGCTTTGCCAATCCACTATTTTTATAGTGcccttaatttcttgttttccaatgAAGGTCCCTTAAATCCTTTCTCGTAACTTCAA
This region includes:
- the LOC107892466 gene encoding uncharacterized protein — its product is MTALVKGKGPMQSPDVVEPPQSRANQDPLYPPGFTPPHVHAMQRVYPQREPTGLEQHPAPSAHLGQGISNFPDLDDPVEVARLRIDDNNAQDKYRILEERIKAVEGAEVFSALSVKELSLVLDLVLPPKFKAPDFEKYDGTRCPKAHLIMFCRKMTGYVNDDKLLVHCFQDSLAGSALRWYNQLSRERIRSWKDLASAFCEQYRHVSDMVPDRLTLGKEADRDFSAICTKIEGYLCSGSATKDFADIVISGELIKNTVKSGRMEGPESSKRAVPVKKKEAEAHMVGTESHSAPNSYPAQPRPHYRPPSNFYFPPQGPYYQAPPSYPVYAVNNPRPFTVFPPNTMPAQSQPKNEPRPGRPNPERPQFTPIPVSYGELYPKLLEKQLISPHYMAPLKPPYPRWYDPNANCMYHAGNQGHSTEKCIAFKRRVQGLIDEGVLRFDGVSNVTGNPLPNHTGRNVNAVTNEDNWRAKGYVTEIKTPLRKVWEMMIENGLLCPSSKILKEESTKDQNFCDFHGVQGIDRPLVIYYEAKKEEVSREVKPSLIIEVPAPFSYKDNKAVTWKYDVNIIAPECEKSKVMIEDVSEVGHFTRSGRCYSPGTVEPKKKVTGPNQKGKAPMYEVEDDLETQLEWANNLNADNFISFSDDEIPPNGRGSVKALHITTNCKGYILPNVLIDNGSALNVMPLATLSRMPVDMSYLRPCHSIVMDITPSYSCLLERHWIHSAGAVPSSLHQKVKFIMDSRLITVGGEKDIVASISTNTPYIEISEDAVECSFRSLEFINATFVAEGNKIPIPKLSRNTRTGIKLTVGKGARARKGLGKYQQGMVRALKPTHHKGRYGLGFKPDIHQRRKQLQKDRERRIVRASGQELGWDPLVYPSLSRTFTSAGVMYPGQNNSQVTLLIEKSLQNISLNAIDNESDAIKNASMIRPCPPGYVLNNWTAVDFLVVSKSPSE